One part of the Streptomyces lienomycini genome encodes these proteins:
- a CDS encoding CobW family GTP-binding protein, translated as MGQRPTPQQIPVVVLAGFLGSGKTTLLNHLLHRSGGSRIGAVVNDFGSIEIDAMAVAGALGDSTVSLGNGCLCCAVDVGELDGYLERLARPEAGIDVIVIEASGLAEPQELVRMLLASEQPEVVYGGLVEVVDAAEFDDTRAGHPEIDRHLALADLVVVNKTDRVHDAEGVLALVHSLVDGAAVVPATYGRIDPEFLYDCRPSEERVGQLSFDDLHDHAESGAHAGHLHAAYDTLSFVSDLPLDPRRLMRFLDSRPEGLYRIKGYVDFGPYDTRNRYAVHAVGRFLRFYPEPWTPADAADVRRTQLVLIGSGIDAAALGEELDACRRDADAPPADEHGMWGVLRYVPDRDGEEPSRADTP; from the coding sequence GTGGGCCAGCGCCCGACTCCGCAGCAGATCCCGGTCGTCGTACTCGCCGGATTCCTCGGCTCCGGGAAGACCACACTCCTCAATCACCTCCTCCACCGCAGCGGAGGCAGCCGCATCGGCGCCGTCGTCAACGACTTCGGCTCGATCGAGATCGACGCGATGGCCGTCGCGGGCGCCCTCGGCGACTCCACCGTGTCGCTCGGCAACGGATGCCTGTGCTGCGCCGTCGACGTCGGCGAACTCGACGGGTACCTGGAGCGCCTCGCCCGGCCCGAGGCCGGGATCGACGTCATCGTCATCGAGGCCAGCGGGCTCGCCGAACCGCAGGAACTGGTGCGCATGCTGCTCGCCAGCGAACAGCCGGAGGTCGTCTACGGCGGGCTCGTCGAGGTCGTCGACGCCGCCGAGTTCGACGACACCCGCGCCGGACACCCCGAGATCGACCGGCACCTGGCCCTCGCCGACCTGGTCGTGGTCAACAAGACGGACCGGGTCCACGACGCCGAGGGCGTACTCGCCCTGGTCCACTCGCTCGTCGACGGCGCCGCCGTCGTGCCGGCGACCTACGGCCGTATCGACCCCGAGTTCCTCTACGACTGCCGGCCGAGCGAGGAACGCGTGGGGCAGCTGTCCTTCGACGACCTGCACGACCACGCCGAGAGCGGCGCACACGCCGGGCACCTGCACGCCGCCTACGACACCCTGTCGTTCGTCTCCGACCTGCCGCTCGACCCGCGCCGGCTCATGCGCTTCCTCGACAGCCGGCCCGAGGGCCTGTACCGGATCAAGGGGTACGTCGACTTCGGCCCGTACGACACGCGGAACCGGTACGCCGTGCACGCCGTCGGACGCTTCCTGCGCTTCTACCCCGAGCCATGGACACCCGCCGACGCCGCCGACGTACGCCGCACCCAACTCGTCCTCATCGGCTCCGGCATCGACGCGGCCGCACTCGGCGAGGAACTGGACGCGTGCCGCCGGGACGCCGACGCCCCACCCGCCGACGAGCACGGCATGTGGGGCGTCCTGCGCTACGTACCGGACCGCGACGGCGAGGAGCCGTCCCGCGCCGACACTCCCTAG
- a CDS encoding DNA gyrase/topoisomerase IV subunit A codes for MARRSTKTPPPDDSYEEKILDIDVVDEMQGSFLEYAYSVIYSRALPDARDGLKPVHRRIVYQMNEMGLRPERGYVKCARVVGEVMGKLHPHGDASIYDALVRMAQPFSMRVPLVDGHGNFGSLGNDDPPAAMRYTECRMAEAAGLMTESIDEDTVDFAPNYDGQEREPVALPAAFPNLLVNGASGIAVGMATNMPPHNLREVIAAARHLIRYPNADLDALMKLVPGPDLPTGGRIVGLPGIRDAYETGRGTFKIRATVSVETVTARRKGLVVTELPFAVGPEKVISKIKDLVGSKKLQGIADVKDLTDREHGLRLVIEIKNGFVPEAVLEQLYKLTAMEESFGINNVALVDGQPLTLGLKELLEVYLDHRFTVVRRRSEFRRSKRRDRLHLVEGLLTALVDIDEVIRLIRSSENSAQAKQRLIERFSLSDVQTQYILDTPLRRLTKFDRIELESEKDRLNAEIEELTRILDSDTELRKLVSTELAAVAKKFGTDRRTTLLESSGAPVAAVPLQVADDPCRVLLSSTGLLARTATGEPLVTEAGAKRVKHDLIVSAVPATARGEVGVVTSAGRLLRVNVVDLPQLPEAMPTPNLAGGAPLAEFVSLEGDEDVVCLTTLDESSPGLALGTEQGVVKRVVPDYPSHKDELEVIALKEGDRVVGGAELRTGDEDLVFITDDAQLLRYQASQVRPQGRPAGGVAGVKLTDGAKVISFTAVDPAAEAVVFTVAGSRGTLDDSVQTTAKLTPFDQYPRKGRATGGVRCQRFLKGEDCLAFAWAGAVPALAAQKNGTPAQLPDIDPRRDGSGVSLPKTVSVVAGPA; via the coding sequence ATGGCCCGCCGTAGTACGAAGACCCCGCCGCCCGACGACTCGTACGAGGAGAAGATCCTCGACATCGACGTCGTCGACGAGATGCAGGGCTCCTTCCTCGAGTACGCGTACTCGGTCATCTACTCCCGCGCGCTGCCGGACGCCCGCGACGGCCTCAAGCCGGTGCACCGCCGCATCGTGTACCAGATGAACGAGATGGGCCTGCGGCCCGAGCGCGGCTATGTGAAGTGCGCCCGTGTCGTGGGCGAGGTCATGGGCAAGCTGCACCCGCACGGCGACGCCTCGATCTACGACGCCCTGGTGCGCATGGCCCAGCCGTTCTCGATGCGCGTGCCCCTGGTGGACGGCCACGGCAACTTCGGCTCGCTGGGCAACGACGACCCGCCGGCCGCCATGCGGTACACCGAGTGCCGGATGGCCGAGGCCGCCGGGCTGATGACGGAGTCCATCGACGAGGACACCGTCGACTTCGCGCCCAACTACGACGGCCAGGAGCGGGAGCCGGTGGCGCTGCCCGCCGCCTTCCCGAACCTGCTGGTCAACGGCGCCTCGGGGATCGCGGTCGGCATGGCCACGAACATGCCGCCGCACAACCTGCGCGAGGTGATCGCGGCGGCCCGGCACCTGATCCGGTACCCGAACGCCGACCTCGACGCGCTGATGAAGCTCGTGCCGGGCCCCGACCTGCCCACCGGTGGCCGGATCGTCGGTCTGCCCGGCATCCGGGACGCGTACGAGACGGGCCGCGGCACGTTCAAGATCCGCGCCACGGTGTCCGTGGAGACGGTGACGGCCCGCCGCAAGGGCCTGGTCGTCACGGAGCTGCCCTTCGCGGTCGGCCCGGAGAAGGTCATCTCGAAGATCAAGGACCTGGTCGGCTCGAAGAAGCTCCAGGGCATCGCGGACGTCAAGGACCTCACCGACCGCGAGCACGGGCTGCGCCTGGTCATCGAGATCAAGAACGGCTTCGTGCCCGAGGCGGTCCTGGAGCAGCTCTACAAGCTGACGGCCATGGAGGAGTCCTTCGGCATCAACAACGTCGCCCTGGTGGACGGCCAGCCGCTCACCCTGGGCCTCAAGGAGCTGCTGGAGGTCTACCTCGACCACCGCTTCACCGTCGTACGGCGCCGAAGCGAGTTCCGCCGGAGCAAGAGGCGCGACCGACTGCACCTGGTGGAGGGGCTGCTCACCGCCCTGGTCGACATCGACGAGGTCATCCGCCTCATCCGCTCCAGCGAGAACTCCGCGCAGGCCAAGCAGCGCCTGATCGAGCGCTTCTCGCTGAGCGACGTCCAGACGCAGTACATCCTGGACACGCCGCTGCGCCGGCTCACCAAGTTCGACCGCATCGAGCTGGAGTCCGAGAAGGACCGGCTGAACGCGGAGATCGAGGAGCTGACCCGGATCCTCGACTCGGACACCGAGCTGCGCAAGCTGGTCTCCACCGAACTGGCGGCGGTCGCCAAGAAGTTCGGCACCGACCGCCGTACGACGCTGCTGGAGTCGAGCGGCGCCCCGGTCGCCGCCGTGCCGCTCCAGGTGGCGGACGACCCCTGCCGGGTGCTGCTGTCCTCCACGGGCCTGCTGGCCCGCACCGCGACCGGCGAGCCCCTCGTCACCGAGGCGGGTGCCAAGCGCGTCAAGCACGACCTGATCGTCTCGGCGGTGCCGGCCACGGCGCGCGGAGAGGTGGGTGTGGTGACGTCCGCGGGGCGTCTGCTGCGGGTGAACGTCGTGGATCTGCCCCAGCTTCCGGAGGCCATGCCGACGCCGAACCTCGCGGGCGGCGCACCGCTGGCCGAGTTCGTGTCCCTGGAGGGCGACGAGGACGTCGTCTGCCTGACCACGCTGGACGAGTCCTCGCCGGGCCTGGCACTCGGCACGGAACAGGGCGTCGTCAAGCGGGTGGTGCCCGACTATCCCTCCCACAAGGACGAGTTGGAGGTCATCGCCCTCAAGGAGGGGGACCGCGTCGTCGGCGGCGCCGAGTTGCGCACGGGCGACGAGGACCTGGTCTTCATCACCGACGACGCGCAGCTCCTGCGCTACCAGGCCTCGCAGGTCCGCCCGCAGGGCCGTCCGGCGGGCGGTGTGGCGGGCGTGAAGCTCACCGACGGTGCCAAGGTCATCTCCTTCACGGCGGTGGATCCGGCCGCGGAGGCGGTGGTCTTCACCGTCGCCGGTTCGCGCGGCACCCTGGACGACTCGGTGCAGACCACGGCCAAGCTGACCCCGTTCGACCAGTATCCGCGCAAGGGCCGCGCCACGGGTGGTGTGCGGTGCCAGCGCTTCCTGAAGGGCGAGGACTGCCTGGCCTTCGCCTGGGCGGGTGCCGTGCCGGCCCTCGCGGCGCAGAAGAACGGCACGCCGGCCCAGCTCCCGGACATCGACCCGCGGCGCGACGGCTCGGGCGTGTCGCTGCCGAAGACGGTGTCGGTGGTGGCGGGCCCGGCCTAG